A segment of the Zingiber officinale cultivar Zhangliang chromosome 8B, Zo_v1.1, whole genome shotgun sequence genome:
tgatagagtgagaccactaagtgcatggccatgcccaaatgagtcaacattagatgttgagctcatttgatcgagtgagtctacttggagtttaagatttagattgattagaggatgacacggtctatgcctcatattgatcaatctagatgtctaggatagaaggacacttgtcattattttgtgaggagtcacaattggtagtcacaaggtgatgtcggatctcgacattcttgtaacttgggtagtaatgatgtgttgctagataccgctcattacttatgctcctaaatgggtttagggcattgccaacgttacaagaacctatagggtcacacacttaggacaattagatggagattaggttcatatgatgaaccaagaggattagattcatttgatgaatcaaattggattaagagtaatcctaattgggctaacttgagttcgactcaagttgattcatgtgttcaatgagtctaatttagattttgattcattgaatcaatttaatttaatgaattagattcattatattaagttggctcgaatcaaatggttagattagatcaaccatggtagagattggttcaagtttgacttaacttgagaaggaagaccaaaggtcaattttgacttgaccttttgccacctcattggtgagttgacattaggtggaccaatgatgatactccacatcatcatgggtgccacctcatggaagttacaaagccattctctttaatggtttcatattaattgcaattaatgcaattaatttgggagttttttcaccatggagagtggccggccacatttttttTTGAaggggaattcatttttccattcaagtggtgtatcttcttcttcctcctcttgaagctcttcctctccctctcctccttgcttggccgaaccttaccaaggtgctaacacacctttgtgtgaggttttctccacctacgtgtccgtgtggatacttctagaggaccgacgcttgacggtcttgagatccggcaactccttggacgagcgggaacgcgaaagggctcgcttcgaaggtataactttcatctagtgtagatctaaagtttttacaaactcgtacaagaaaaaggtttttcgataattattatttacgaatctttgcacgagatccatggctttgggtgactcggggtttccgcgacgcgaaaaagctgttttcgcgacccgaagaacccaacacttgCCCAATAAACCATTAAAATGTTGTACAAATTCCCACATAACTTTCCTTAGACTAGTGATCTATTCCCTGGATCATTTGGTGATTTTACCCATCTATAAAATTATGTTTATTCATGTTTTGGATTAATGTTTACATAATATAGCCGCTCTATAAAATTatctatgtaggaaggttttatAAAATTTGTATTATTCTAGTTTTGTATGTCTTATAAAAACAATATTTTGGAGTTATAAATGACTAGTATTGTCtctattttgaaaaagaaaatcacATTGATTGTCCTTTTCGTCCCATTTTAACTTATTCTTTATATTTTAACTTTATGAATCCAATGATATTTCATTTCATCAATTGCTCGAGCAATTgctaaggaaaaaaaaacaagtttCAGTTACTCTCTTCAAGTAACTCTCCTTTCCttaattgttttttctttttttttatggtTAGAAGTTAACTGGCCGTTTCTACTTGATATTTCGTcactatatatatttatttagtgTTTCTTCTCAAGTAATTAGTAACTCccctattaatattttaatttcattAATCTATACTTCTTGTTCGTCATATTTGCCTTGGCAGATCTCTTTCTTCCCCTCCATGATCCCTTTCCATGTTAATAATCTCGATGAGATCCAATGGGTTGACATAGTCCGTCGAGCCCTCGAGGAAGAACTCCAATGCGTCGACGACGACCACCCGGCCACCATCTCCGACGTCCCCAAGCCATTACTCTCCAGCAAACCTGAAGCTTACGTTCCTCAAATGGTCGCCTTGGGCCCTTTCCACCGCCACCGCCAGGAACTCCACGACATGGAACGCTACAAGATCGCTTCCGCCAAGAGATTGCAAAGCCTCCTTCCCGGAGCTAACTTCCACCACATAGTCAACTTCTTCATCAAGCTCGAGCTTCAAATTCGCGCTCACTATCGCAGGTACCTTAAGTTCAGCGGCGAGACATTGGCATGGATGATGGCCGTCGACGTCTCTTTCTTGCTCGAATTCCTCAGGATCTTCGCCGTGAAAAATGGAGAAGTACTTCTCGGCAGAACCTCTTCGAGATTGTCTCATTTGGTCGGCTGCGATAGGAGAACATCAGCATACAACTTGCTACTCTGCGACGTCATAATGCTGGAGAATCAAATCCCACTCTTCTTGCTGCACAAAGTCCTCGAGCTGCAGCATTCGTCGTTGCAAATCGCGGTTGAAGCCTCTTTTCCTGTACTTATTGGATTCTTGAAAGAAGTTTCTCCGTTCAAGATGTTGGAGATCTCCCCATGGATCGACCTTGGACGGTACACCCATTTGCTAGAGCTTCTTTATCACACTGTCGCTCCGATTTCAGAGGATCATTTTGAAACCATAGAAGGAGATGAAATGAAGAGCAACCAAGAATCGATCCATTTCATTAAGTTGTTCGTTAAATCAACTCTAGAATTAATCTCGAATCGAGCCCGAACCTTCATCTTAGCGGTGTTGAAATTCCTGGTGACGATACCATGGAGAACCATGAAAAGCATTCCGGCTATGTCAATCTTCACACACCCAGTGGAGCAACTCCTCTTCTCCCAAAATGATCACACTCATCCCGGACCAGCTCGAGACAGCAACAGAATGCCATTGTTGGAAGAGATAAGGATCCCTTCGGTGACTGAGCTAACAAAAGCTGGCATCAGATTCTCTGCCACTAATGGAGATGTCTCCACAATCCAGTTCGATGCAAAATCTGCAGTATTAAACCTGCCAAGAATCAGCATCGACATCAATGCTGAAACAGTACTGAGAAACTTGGTGGCTTATGAGACTTCGATCGGGTCTCGACCTTTGTTGTTGTCAAGGTACGTGGAGCTAATGAACGGGATTATCGACACCGCAGAGGACGCGAGGCTGCTGAGCCTGGCAGGGGTGGTGTCGAACCATTTGAAGAGCGACGATGAAGTGGCACAACTGTGGAACAGCATGACCAGGTGTGTGAGGCTCACCAGGGTGGAGAATTTGGACAAGGTGATTGAGGAGATGAACAGGTATTATAATGGGAGATGGAGAGTGAAGATGAGAAAGTTGATGAAGAATTATGTGGCTACTGCCTGGGAATGCCTCGCTCTCTTGGTGGTCGTTTTGTTCGTCTTGATCGCGAGTGTTCAAGCTTTCTGTGTGTTATTTGGATGCCATCCCAGATACCATGGAAGAAGACTTCTATGAAACTTTCGTAATTATACCCTTTCTTTCTTGGAATGACAGAGGAAGAAGAGTTCTATGAAACTTTCAtaatttttccctttctttcttggaatgacagaggaagaagaagcatgttccaataaaattaaatttgtttttaaaagttattttaagatTCAAAATCCTTTGCAAGTGTTATGTTTGTTGGATTAAATTTCGTTAGGTGGGCTAATATGTGAATTAATAACACGCATGATTGTCATTAAGAATTAAACTTCATTAAATGATCTAATACATAGTGTTTTAAAAGGGAATTAAGTTATTCGGTGTGGATTATATGTGTAAAATCCAATAACTCGCTTGTTAACATTGATAAGTTGTTGATGTGTTACGAGATCAATATAGAATTGGTTATTGCAGGATGAGCTGGCataagaagaggaagtcaaaaatcAATTGGGGAATGTTGAATTCTTCAGCTTCTCTCTTCTTCTTATTAAAACAAGACTATGGTTGTTGTCTGTGTAACTCATCCCATCATCATTTACCCTCTCGGttatcatgatttacctccttcccTCGTGAGCGGCGCTCACTTAGCTACCAGAatttataaactctagtacttagcctggaggtctagagttcgaatcttggggaagacaaaaatccactgaccaaggatggaaagacctagtgagtaacggcacggccgaggattgtcggtcaacgacataaggggtcgtcaGTTGGACCGCCCAAGAGACCGCCAAAGGACCGCCAATGTGGCCGCCCAAGGgcccgaggggtcgggtcgttacagcggTGGCACTGGGGACGAGcaatttcgccttttgccacacaAGACTAAGGTTGTTGTAGGTCTCACGAGTCACCTGAAATGATAAGTGGTGGCATGCTTACCACATGAGGTCGCAGAGTCGAACCGTAGGACTGTCAGGGCATAAATCCTCGGACCCTATGCAACTCACCCACCACTACTTGCCCTCTCGGctgccgtgatttacctccctggTGATGGCCTggggtcgggtgcggcgggggcgctggaggtgagcgatttcgcctttttgccacaagACTAAGGTTGTTGTGTCTCCTCAGGAtgatctagtggctagcgcataagATGTTGTTATCATGGGATCTGGGGTTCGAATTTtgataaagtcgaggtaaatgtctctttagtcactattccaaaggctagtagccgtccatgatttacctcctccgtgttgaccctaaAATGAATTGACGGGGATATTGAAGCGAATATATTCACTTTTTATTACCGAGACTAAGGCTGTTGCGCAAGCTCCTAATGAAGTTCTTAGTGGAATTGTAGGAACTTCATCCAGCGACAAGGAACAATAACACTAGCTTTGGATTCAAGTCatctttcattttgcaagtgCTTCAATATGTGCAGTTTATCAGTATTGATAGATGATAATTAGATCTTGTAAATGCAtcatttggtttatttttgatgtaCTGTATTCATTTAAATTGGTATAAGAGCCTAGGATTTATCATTGCCTTTACAACATAAAGATTGGATTTCGACGATATGGTACATGTGCATTGACTTTGCAGCGATTCCACTTTGAAATAGCAAATAGATGCATATCTGTTGAATCTAAGACTAGAAATCTAGGATTTGACCTAGATTTTGAGTTTTTTTGCATTATCTCACAAATAGCATGAAGAACAATCCAGATTTAGGGTTTTCCATGCTATTCTCGCATAGAAAATTATCATGTGTGAGCAACAGAAGTCGAGTTGTGTGAGTATCAGTCAATTGATCAGGAATACCAATCAACTTATGAGTGCAAATTTTGGTACAAAATGTTTGCAGTATGACTGAAGTATTTGACTAATATACATCAATCGATTGCTATCAAATGCCAATTAATTGTTGTTCCCAATGCATATAGTAGGTTTGTAAATCGATTAAAGTGTTCGATTGATTGATATTAGTTGATTGCTACTAAGTCCCAATTGACAGCTATTCACAGAATCGAGTAAAAAAGTGTTCAGATCAATTGGAGCATTCAACTTATCATATCAATCAATTGTTATGAAAGCATATTTATCTTTCTACTTAATTTATTTTGTCAAATATTTAACTTAGTTTATTCCAATGTACATTTAATTTATTTCATtccacttattactttgatttttttttccctatTAACTCATAAAAATTAGTGTA
Coding sequences within it:
- the LOC122013983 gene encoding putative UPF0481 protein At3g02645 codes for the protein MIPFHVNNLDEIQWVDIVRRALEEELQCVDDDHPATISDVPKPLLSSKPEAYVPQMVALGPFHRHRQELHDMERYKIASAKRLQSLLPGANFHHIVNFFIKLELQIRAHYRRYLKFSGETLAWMMAVDVSFLLEFLRIFAVKNGEVLLGRTSSRLSHLVGCDRRTSAYNLLLCDVIMLENQIPLFLLHKVLELQHSSLQIAVEASFPVLIGFLKEVSPFKMLEISPWIDLGRYTHLLELLYHTVAPISEDHFETIEGDEMKSNQESIHFIKLFVKSTLELISNRARTFILAVLKFLVTIPWRTMKSIPAMSIFTHPVEQLLFSQNDHTHPGPARDSNRMPLLEEIRIPSVTELTKAGIRFSATNGDVSTIQFDAKSAVLNLPRISIDINAETVLRNLVAYETSIGSRPLLLSRYVELMNGIIDTAEDARLLSLAGVVSNHLKSDDEVAQLWNSMTRCVRLTRVENLDKVIEEMNRYYNGRWRVKMRKLMKNYVATAWECLALLVVVLFVLIASVQAFCVLFGCHPRYHGRRLL